One window of the Clostridium sp. MB40-C1 genome contains the following:
- a CDS encoding GNAT family N-acetyltransferase has translation MYEIIPLTKNNLYEFKKLNDLKNKFNEINKDFFEICDNKNPFQKFLEKRKIKLLKKDSCYIGYIWSENVKKSIYRIQSMFVINRNSNTLLEEYKLLLDSINGYSKLYYDCVKNSFNHKVLNTLSFIRSKGFLEMSLDLSDININPFDKPDYVSFKKVLIGHDEELRCFIQNAIFQSKDRIPLEPRDIYYDEIQDYYFGKGAILIKYGDNYIGYGQIILRNGTPYIVNFGIIQEFREKGYGKILLSYLLNILKENNYNKVNIHVDFNNYSAIKLYKYFGFEIKKETYTWVLNRL, from the coding sequence ATGTATGAAATAATTCCACTAACTAAAAATAATTTATATGAATTTAAAAAATTAAATGATTTAAAAAATAAATTTAATGAAATAAATAAAGATTTTTTTGAAATATGTGATAACAAAAACCCTTTTCAAAAATTTTTAGAAAAAAGGAAAATTAAATTATTAAAAAAAGATTCCTGTTATATAGGTTATATTTGGAGTGAAAATGTAAAAAAATCTATTTATAGAATACAATCTATGTTTGTCATTAATAGAAATAGCAATACTCTTTTAGAGGAGTATAAACTACTCTTAGATTCAATAAATGGATACTCTAAGCTCTATTATGATTGTGTAAAAAATAGTTTTAATCATAAAGTACTAAATACTCTTAGTTTTATAAGGTCAAAAGGCTTTCTTGAAATGTCTTTAGATTTAAGCGATATTAATATTAATCCCTTTGATAAACCCGATTATGTTTCTTTTAAAAAGGTACTTATAGGACATGATGAGGAATTGCGCTGCTTCATTCAAAATGCCATATTCCAAAGTAAAGATAGAATTCCTTTAGAGCCAAGAGACATATATTATGATGAAATACAAGACTACTATTTTGGCAAGGGTGCAATACTTATAAAATATGGTGATAATTATATTGGATATGGCCAAATAATACTACGAAACGGAACTCCATATATAGTTAATTTTGGAATAATACAAGAATTTAGGGAAAAAGGTTACGGTAAAATATTATTATCATACTTATTGAATATATTAAAAGAAAATAATTATAATAAAGTAAATATTCATGTGGATTTTAATAATTATTCTGCAATTAAATTGTATAAATACTTTGGATTTGAAATAAAAAAAGAAACTTATACTTGGGTATTAAATAGACTATAG
- a CDS encoding bifunctional 4-hydroxy-3-methylbut-2-enyl diphosphate reductase/30S ribosomal protein S1, translating into MRNIILASKAGFCFGVKRAVDKALSARKENHNTIYTLGPLIHNKDVVNYLESKNINSIDFENIDKLNEKDVIVIRSHGTTPHVIDKLKEKKLTIIDSTCPHVSKIHHEVEKYHKLGYDIVIVGDSSHPEVIGINGWCDNSALITKDGSNIENILKKVCIVSQTTEKQENWEKVINVIVSKCREFVAINTICSATHIRQKSAWNLSKKVDTMIVIGGYHSSNTTKLYELCKQNCKNTIHVENSGEIPDEIIKTSKNIGVTAGASTPDWIIKEAITKMNENRELEFNEQLAFMEQNDVQIAVGDKIKGQIISLNEREAFVNIGYKKDGFLPLKEVTNDENVKLTDLFNIGDQIEAKVISLKNDDGYVVLSKIEIEREKAYSDIKEAFNNKTNLKVQIKETVKGGLIAKYNGARVFIPASHLELHHVDNLASYIGKTLDVNIIEYKPQRKGTRIVASRRDLLIKEKEAKEVNVWESLEKGKIVEGEVKRLTKFGAFVDINGIDGLLHVSQISWGRIEKPEDVLKVRDKVKVCILDLDKDNRKLSLSIKSLIPNPWLNVEEKYPIGNVVLGKVVRFADFGAFIEIEPGVDGLVHISEISHKRINKPNEVLNIGDEVKAKILNVSNAEKRISLSIKEVE; encoded by the coding sequence ATGAGAAATATAATTTTAGCTAGTAAAGCTGGCTTTTGCTTTGGAGTAAAAAGAGCCGTAGACAAAGCTTTAAGTGCCAGGAAGGAAAATCATAATACAATATATACTTTAGGCCCACTAATTCATAATAAAGATGTAGTAAACTATTTAGAATCTAAGAATATAAATTCTATAGATTTTGAAAATATCGATAAATTAAATGAAAAAGATGTTATCGTTATACGTTCCCATGGAACTACTCCTCATGTAATAGATAAACTAAAAGAAAAAAAGCTAACAATTATAGATTCTACTTGTCCTCACGTTTCTAAAATTCATCACGAAGTAGAGAAATACCACAAACTTGGTTATGATATAGTTATAGTTGGAGACTCTAGCCATCCAGAAGTAATTGGAATAAATGGTTGGTGTGATAATTCAGCTTTAATTACTAAAGATGGTTCAAATATAGAAAATATATTAAAAAAAGTTTGTATTGTTTCTCAAACTACTGAAAAACAAGAAAACTGGGAAAAAGTAATTAATGTTATTGTATCTAAATGCAGAGAATTTGTTGCTATAAACACTATTTGTAGCGCAACTCATATACGTCAAAAATCAGCATGGAATCTCTCAAAAAAAGTTGATACTATGATTGTAATAGGCGGATACCATAGTTCAAATACTACTAAATTATATGAACTATGTAAGCAAAATTGTAAAAATACTATACATGTAGAAAACTCAGGAGAAATTCCTGATGAAATAATTAAAACTAGTAAAAATATAGGTGTTACAGCCGGCGCTTCAACACCTGATTGGATAATAAAGGAGGCAATTACAAAGATGAATGAAAACAGAGAATTAGAATTTAATGAACAACTTGCTTTCATGGAACAAAATGATGTACAAATAGCTGTAGGTGACAAAATAAAAGGGCAAATAATTTCTTTAAATGAAAGAGAAGCTTTTGTAAATATTGGCTATAAAAAAGATGGTTTCTTACCTCTTAAAGAAGTTACAAATGATGAAAATGTAAAATTAACTGACTTATTTAATATTGGAGACCAAATTGAAGCTAAAGTAATCAGTCTGAAAAATGATGATGGTTATGTAGTATTATCTAAAATAGAAATTGAAAGAGAAAAAGCTTATTCTGATATTAAGGAAGCTTTCAATAATAAAACTAATTTAAAAGTTCAAATTAAAGAAACTGTTAAAGGTGGATTAATTGCAAAATATAATGGAGCAAGAGTATTTATTCCAGCTTCTCATTTAGAATTACATCATGTAGATAATTTAGCTTCATACATAGGTAAGACCTTAGATGTAAACATAATAGAATATAAACCTCAAAGAAAAGGTACAAGGATTGTAGCTTCTAGAAGAGATTTATTGATCAAAGAAAAAGAAGCAAAAGAAGTTAACGTATGGGAATCTCTTGAAAAAGGTAAAATAGTAGAAGGTGAAGTGAAAAGATTAACTAAATTTGGTGCTTTTGTAGACATAAATGGAATCGATGGACTACTTCATGTTTCCCAAATTTCTTGGGGAAGAATTGAAAAACCTGAAGATGTTCTCAAAGTTAGAGATAAAGTTAAAGTATGCATTTTAGATTTAGATAAAGATAATAGAAAGTTATCTTTAAGTATAAAAAGTTTAATACCAAATCCATGGCTTAATGTCGAAGAAAAATATCCTATTGGTAATGTAGTTCTTGGCAAAGTAGTTAGATTCGCAGATTTTGGGGCTTTTATTGAAATAGAACCTGGCGTGGATGGATTAGTTCATATTTCTGAAATAAGTCATAAAAGAATTAATAAACCAAACGAAGTATTAAATATAGGTGATGAAGTAAAAGCTAAAATCTTAAATGTAAGTAATGCAGAGAAAAGAATCAGCTTAAGTATTAAAGAAGTTGAATAG
- a CDS encoding recombinase family protein, whose product MNNKVAMYIRVSTHHQIDKDSLPLQKQDLINYSEYILNTKEYEIFQDAGYSGKNTDRPAFQKMMSRIRENEFTHLLVWKIDRISRNLIDFCDMYEELKKHNCIFISKNEQFDTSSAMGEAMLKIILVFAELERKLTGERVTAVMLDRATKGLWNGAPIPLGFKWDKEKKFPVADAKEKITVELIYNTYLKSKSTTVVRGLLNANSIKTKRGGSWTTKTISDIIRNPFYKGTYRYNYREPGRGKVKKEEEWVLIEDNHEKIISKELWNQCNKIMDINAQRNNAAGFRANGKIHVFAGLLECGECHKNLYAKQDKPNIDGFRPSIYVCSGRYNHLGCSQKTTNENYIGTFVFNFISNILKLQKKIKKLDSEALEKALIKGKIFANVVGIENIESLQQLSYCENTFKTKNEDNEDNAIEFEVIKKEKSKYERALERLETLYLFDDEAMSEKDYILKKNKINAKLNEINDEISKLTSTNDIPNLNLIKEISKFALSKELLNTEFINYKELIMGIGRETLKEFINTVIDKIMIKDKKILNIKFNNGFESKFIYKD is encoded by the coding sequence ATGAATAATAAAGTTGCTATGTACATACGTGTTTCTACACATCATCAGATAGACAAAGATTCTCTACCATTGCAAAAGCAAGATCTAATTAATTACTCTGAATATATACTTAATACAAAGGAATATGAAATATTTCAAGACGCAGGATATAGTGGCAAAAACACTGATAGACCTGCATTTCAAAAAATGATGTCCAGAATTAGGGAAAATGAATTTACCCATTTATTAGTATGGAAGATAGATAGAATTTCTAGAAATTTAATAGATTTCTGCGATATGTATGAAGAATTAAAAAAACATAATTGTATTTTTATAAGTAAAAATGAACAATTTGATACTTCTTCTGCTATGGGAGAAGCGATGCTGAAAATAATCTTAGTATTTGCTGAGCTTGAAAGAAAGCTAACTGGAGAAAGAGTTACAGCGGTAATGTTAGATAGAGCAACAAAAGGTCTTTGGAATGGAGCCCCAATTCCCCTTGGTTTCAAATGGGATAAAGAAAAAAAATTCCCTGTAGCAGATGCGAAAGAGAAAATAACAGTTGAGTTGATTTATAATACATATTTAAAGTCTAAATCTACTACAGTAGTAAGAGGATTATTAAATGCGAATAGTATAAAAACAAAGCGTGGAGGCAGTTGGACCACTAAAACAATAAGTGATATAATTAGAAATCCTTTTTATAAAGGAACTTACCGATATAATTATCGTGAACCTGGACGCGGTAAGGTAAAAAAAGAAGAAGAATGGGTATTGATAGAAGATAACCATGAAAAGATTATTTCTAAAGAACTTTGGAATCAATGTAATAAAATTATGGATATTAATGCGCAAAGGAATAATGCTGCAGGTTTTAGAGCTAATGGAAAAATACATGTGTTTGCTGGATTATTAGAATGTGGTGAATGTCACAAAAATTTATATGCAAAACAAGATAAACCAAACATAGATGGGTTCAGACCTTCTATATATGTTTGTTCGGGGCGTTATAACCATCTTGGATGTTCTCAAAAAACTACGAATGAAAACTATATAGGAACATTCGTATTCAATTTTATATCTAATATTTTAAAGTTACAAAAAAAAATAAAGAAATTAGATTCCGAAGCGTTAGAAAAAGCTTTAATTAAAGGTAAAATATTTGCTAATGTTGTTGGAATTGAAAACATAGAATCTTTACAGCAATTGTCTTATTGTGAAAATACTTTTAAAACAAAGAATGAAGACAATGAAGACAATGCAATAGAGTTTGAAGTTATTAAGAAAGAAAAATCTAAATATGAAAGGGCTTTAGAAAGGCTAGAAACTTTGTATTTATTTGATGATGAAGCTATGAGCGAAAAAGATTATATACTTAAAAAGAATAAAATAAATGCAAAACTCAATGAAATTAATGATGAGATAAGCAAATTAACAAGCACTAATGATATACCAAATTTGAATTTAATAAAAGAAATTTCAAAATTTGCACTTTCAAAGGAATTGTTAAATACAGAATTTATAAATTACAAAGAACTAATAATGGGTATCGGAAGAGAAACATTAAAAGAATTTATAAATACAGTAATTGATAAAATAATGATAAAAGACAAAAAGATTTTAAACATAAAATTCAATAATGGGTTTGAAAGTAAATTCATATACAAAGATTAG
- a CDS encoding NAD(P)/FAD-dependent oxidoreductase — protein MKKVVVVGGGPAGMMAAIKASEKNIVTLIEKNDKLGKKLFITGKGRCNVTNSKDISEFFDYIPVNSNFLYSSLYTFTNENTIDFFNNLGVELKTERGDRVFPKSDKSSDIIKAFEKALIKNNVKVMLNSCVKKVISKNNTIEKIILDNNEEVYGDSFIFATGGLSYPQTGSTGEGLNYSKKLGHNIVTPKAALVPIEVKENWIKDLQGLSLKNVSLSIKDKKNKILYNEFGEMLFTHFGISGPIVLSSSRIVNESNGLKAVINLKPALTEDELDKRIQKDFTKYCNKDFKNSLNDLLPNKLIDIIIKLSNIDESKKVNSITKSERKTLVNLIQNFELNIKGLRPIEEAIVTSGGINVREIDPSSMKSKLIDNLYFAGEMIDVDAYTGGYNIQIALSTGYLAGMSVNE, from the coding sequence ATGAAAAAAGTTGTAGTTGTAGGTGGAGGTCCCGCTGGAATGATGGCAGCAATTAAAGCCTCTGAAAAAAACATAGTAACTTTAATTGAGAAAAACGATAAACTCGGCAAAAAATTATTTATAACTGGTAAGGGTAGATGCAATGTAACTAATAGTAAAGACATAAGCGAATTTTTTGACTATATACCGGTTAATTCAAACTTTTTATACAGTAGCTTATATACTTTTACTAATGAAAATACAATAGACTTTTTCAATAACTTAGGAGTAGAATTAAAAACTGAAAGGGGAGATAGGGTATTTCCAAAATCAGACAAATCCTCAGATATAATAAAAGCTTTTGAAAAAGCACTTATAAAAAATAATGTTAAAGTAATGCTAAATTCCTGTGTGAAAAAAGTTATATCAAAAAATAATACAATAGAGAAAATAATTTTAGATAATAATGAAGAAGTTTATGGAGATAGTTTCATCTTTGCTACAGGTGGTTTATCCTATCCTCAAACAGGTTCCACTGGTGAAGGATTAAATTATTCTAAAAAACTAGGTCACAACATAGTAACTCCTAAAGCAGCTCTAGTTCCAATTGAAGTTAAAGAGAATTGGATAAAAGATCTTCAAGGACTTTCTTTAAAAAATGTATCTTTGTCTATAAAAGATAAAAAAAATAAAATTCTATACAATGAATTTGGTGAAATGCTTTTTACTCACTTTGGTATATCAGGACCTATTGTATTAAGTAGCAGTAGGATAGTAAATGAAAGTAATGGTCTTAAAGCCGTTATAAATTTAAAACCTGCTTTAACTGAAGATGAACTTGATAAAAGAATTCAAAAGGATTTTACTAAATATTGTAATAAAGATTTCAAAAATTCACTAAATGATTTATTACCTAATAAACTTATTGATATAATCATAAAATTAAGCAATATCGATGAATCTAAAAAAGTTAATTCTATAACAAAATCAGAGAGAAAAACACTTGTTAATTTGATTCAAAACTTTGAACTGAACATTAAAGGGTTAAGACCTATTGAAGAAGCAATTGTAACTAGTGGTGGTATTAATGTTAGGGAAATTGATCCTTCTTCAATGAAATCAAAACTAATTGATAATTTATATTTTGCTGGAGAAATGATTGATGTTGATGCTTACACTGGTGGTTATAATATTCAAATAGCTCTATCAACAGGTTATCTTGCAGGTATGTCTGTTAATGAATAA
- a CDS encoding MurR/RpiR family transcriptional regulator, whose protein sequence is MDENTQDLMRTIQIKFPRLSKGQKLIAEYILKHYDKAAFMTAAKLGTSVGVSESTVVRFANELGFTGYPKLQKALHDLIKNKLTTVQRIELSNNLINQENALKGVLKADMENIRSTLEKINHKDFEQVVNSILSAKRIYIIGLRSSTALADFLGFYLNIMLDNVKVVKHGISDVFDQMINITNEDLVIGIGFPRYAGRTIEALSYAQSKGTKVVALTDSLLSPLATRAEYTLIAQSNMASFVDSLVAPLSVINALIVAVGLRNKEATSATFKELESIWEEYHVYSYKKED, encoded by the coding sequence ATGGACGAAAATACTCAAGATCTTATGAGAACCATTCAGATAAAATTTCCAAGACTAAGTAAAGGTCAAAAATTAATTGCTGAATACATATTAAAACATTATGATAAAGCTGCTTTTATGACAGCAGCAAAGCTTGGTACAAGTGTAGGAGTTAGTGAATCTACAGTAGTTAGATTTGCAAATGAATTAGGTTTTACTGGATATCCAAAATTACAAAAAGCACTTCATGACTTAATTAAAAATAAATTAACTACTGTTCAAAGAATAGAATTGTCAAATAATTTGATAAATCAAGAAAACGCTTTAAAAGGTGTATTAAAAGCAGATATGGAAAACATACGATCTACTTTAGAAAAAATTAACCATAAAGATTTTGAACAAGTAGTTAACTCTATATTAAGTGCTAAAAGAATATATATTATTGGATTAAGAAGTTCTACTGCTTTAGCGGATTTTCTTGGCTTTTATTTAAATATCATGTTAGATAATGTAAAGGTTGTTAAACATGGAATTAGTGATGTTTTTGATCAAATGATAAATATAACCAATGAAGATTTAGTAATTGGAATTGGCTTCCCTCGTTATGCTGGAAGAACTATAGAAGCATTATCTTATGCTCAAAGTAAAGGCACCAAGGTCGTGGCACTAACTGATAGTTTACTTTCCCCATTAGCTACTAGAGCTGAATATACTTTAATTGCTCAAAGTAATATGGCATCCTTTGTTGACTCCTTAGTTGCACCTTTAAGCGTTATAAATGCACTTATAGTAGCTGTTGGTTTAAGAAACAAAGAAGCTACTTCAGCTACATTTAAGGAATTAGAAAGCATTTGGGAAGAATATCACGTATATTCTTATAAAAAAGAAGATTAA
- a CDS encoding helix-turn-helix transcriptional regulator, translating into MTLKDLRLESGLKARKVAEHLGVSRTQLYNLEKGKYKLDKLKLEKLSEVYCKDINELRLIVTSKE; encoded by the coding sequence ATGACACTTAAAGACTTAAGACTTGAAAGTGGACTAAAAGCTAGAAAAGTTGCCGAACATCTAGGGGTAAGTAGAACTCAATTATACAATTTAGAAAAAGGCAAATACAAACTTGATAAATTGAAACTTGAAAAGTTAAGTGAAGTTTATTGTAAAGATATAAACGAACTTCGCTTGATAGTAACTTCAAAGGAGTGA
- a CDS encoding helix-turn-helix domain-containing protein, giving the protein MFNERLKKYRESKKLLKREFAEKLEVSESYYNMIENGKRTPSKNFIEKLVCESSMPEEYWIYGIENSEYVNVREDLKCVRKAVEQIIDLDLVKDVEKLFNGNYPEGTLEELLIVALKADIEYLLEKKKDNKEE; this is encoded by the coding sequence ATGTTTAATGAAAGATTAAAAAAATATAGAGAAAGTAAAAAATTATTAAAAAGAGAGTTTGCAGAGAAGCTTGAAGTAAGTGAGAGCTATTATAATATGATTGAAAATGGTAAGAGAACTCCAAGTAAAAACTTTATAGAAAAGTTAGTTTGTGAAAGTTCTATGCCTGAAGAATATTGGATATATGGAATTGAAAATAGTGAATATGTAAATGTTAGAGAAGATTTAAAATGTGTTAGAAAAGCTGTTGAACAAATAATAGATTTAGATTTAGTGAAAGATGTTGAAAAACTATTTAATGGTAATTATCCCGAAGGAACTCTTGAAGAATTACTAATAGTTGCATTAAAAGCTGATATTGAATATTTATTAGAAAAAAAGAAAGATAATAAGGAAGAATAG
- a CDS encoding HNH endonuclease, with protein MGKCIICGAHGERHHIVYKNQGGIDIPLNYVYLCSEHHRGKLGPHKNRSIDYEYKKNFQNKLFHILKEEYYSMNDLKKLLKINPFQGKILEKKFKKYKNGYKKIEIIKILMGGKLYF; from the coding sequence ATGGGCAAATGTATCATATGTGGTGCACATGGTGAAAGACATCATATTGTTTATAAAAACCAAGGAGGGATAGATATTCCTTTAAATTATGTTTATCTATGTTCTGAACACCATAGAGGAAAGTTAGGTCCTCATAAGAACAGAAGTATAGATTATGAATATAAAAAAAATTTTCAAAATAAACTATTTCATATACTTAAAGAAGAATATTATAGTATGAATGATTTGAAAAAATTACTCAAGATAAATCCTTTTCAAGGAAAAATACTTGAGAAAAAATTTAAAAAATACAAAAATGGATATAAAAAAATAGAAATTATTAAAATTCTTATGGGTGGTAAACTATATTTTTAA
- the cmk gene encoding (d)CMP kinase translates to MRIIVAIDGPAGAGKSTIAKRVGEKFNLMYINTGSMYRAVTLKALEKDIHYTNMDKLCRLVDTMDMYFQNDELILNGENVNDKLTLPYISNNVSNYASIKEVRHRLVAIQRKMAEKYDVIMDGRDIGTVVLKDAPFKFFLTASPEERARRRYEELKLKKLDVNYENILDEIKKRDYIDCNREADPLTKSKDAIEIDSTNMNIEEVVEKICSYIRSKINN, encoded by the coding sequence ATGAGAATAATAGTGGCAATTGACGGTCCAGCCGGTGCAGGAAAAAGTACTATAGCTAAAAGGGTCGGAGAAAAATTTAATCTTATGTATATAAATACAGGATCTATGTATAGGGCTGTTACCTTAAAAGCTTTAGAAAAAGATATTCATTACACCAACATGGATAAATTATGTAGATTAGTTGATACTATGGATATGTATTTTCAAAATGATGAATTAATATTAAATGGTGAGAATGTCAATGATAAACTTACATTGCCTTATATTAGTAATAATGTTTCTAATTATGCTTCTATAAAAGAAGTAAGACATAGACTTGTTGCAATTCAAAGGAAAATGGCTGAAAAATATGATGTAATAATGGATGGTAGAGATATTGGTACTGTAGTACTTAAAGATGCTCCTTTTAAATTCTTTTTAACTGCTTCTCCAGAGGAAAGAGCTAGAAGAAGATATGAAGAATTAAAATTAAAAAAACTTGATGTAAACTATGAAAATATTTTAGATGAAATAAAAAAGAGAGATTATATAGATTGTAATAGGGAAGCTGATCCCTTAACTAAGTCAAAAGATGCTATAGAAATAGATTCTACAAATATGAATATCGAAGAAGTTGTAGAAAAAATTTGTTCTTATATAAGAAGCAAGATTAATAATTAA
- a CDS encoding CotS family spore coat protein — protein sequence MGKNSKHMKYNEIISDKEDLIIKKVLDRYNIEVIDYKKVRSAYKVRTPKGHICLKKFSHGRNKAANGSFLVEALSQNNFHNTATFMKTQNDNLFVRYKNYFFYTTEWIDGEECDFSNLEEAKKCASLLAKFHLTTSKIDTKDLKIKNNLKNWTQIYKKKLYDLPSFKKIISNKKIKNEFDKKYSEHIDEFYKRGLLTLSILNNSEYYRLSKEAEKKHTICHNSFYYQNIIKKDNKYYIIDLDSITIDLQVNDLGKFIRRLMSKHDYKWDFQKAKQIIEGYNSINKLSKSELEVMLAIIVFPHKFWKLGRKRYVKCKHWSEERYYRKLNKILSNMTLEEKFLEDYIKFLDSYTY from the coding sequence ATGGGTAAAAACAGTAAACATATGAAGTATAATGAAATTATATCGGATAAAGAAGATTTAATAATAAAAAAGGTTTTAGATAGATATAATATTGAGGTTATAGACTATAAAAAAGTAAGAAGTGCTTATAAAGTAAGAACTCCTAAAGGACATATATGTTTAAAAAAATTTAGTCATGGAAGAAATAAAGCTGCTAACGGAAGTTTTTTAGTAGAAGCATTATCCCAAAATAACTTCCATAATACTGCTACATTTATGAAAACACAAAATGATAATTTATTTGTTAGATATAAAAATTATTTTTTCTATACTACAGAGTGGATAGATGGAGAGGAATGTGATTTTTCAAATTTAGAAGAAGCTAAAAAATGTGCTTCTTTATTAGCTAAATTTCACTTGACTACTTCTAAAATTGACACTAAAGACCTTAAAATTAAAAATAATCTTAAAAATTGGACTCAAATTTACAAAAAGAAACTCTATGACCTCCCGAGTTTTAAAAAAATAATTTCAAATAAAAAAATCAAGAATGAATTTGATAAAAAATATTCAGAACATATAGATGAATTTTATAAAAGAGGCTTATTAACTCTAAGTATATTAAATAACTCAGAATACTACAGGTTATCTAAAGAAGCTGAAAAAAAACATACAATTTGCCACAATAGCTTTTACTATCAAAATATAATAAAAAAAGATAATAAATATTATATTATTGACCTTGATAGTATAACAATAGATTTACAAGTAAATGATTTAGGTAAATTTATACGAAGACTTATGAGCAAACATGATTATAAATGGGATTTTCAAAAAGCCAAGCAAATCATTGAAGGTTATAACTCAATTAATAAATTGAGTAAAAGTGAGTTAGAAGTAATGTTAGCCATTATAGTTTTCCCACATAAATTTTGGAAATTAGGTAGAAAGCGATATGTAAAGTGTAAGCATTGGAGTGAAGAAAGATATTACCGCAAATTAAATAAAATATTATCTAATATGACACTAGAAGAAAAGTTTTTAGAAGACTATATAAAATTCTTAGATAGTTATACTTATTAA
- a CDS encoding pseudouridine synthase, producing the protein MIERLQKYMASCGVDSRRKCEDIILSGKVRVNDKIVQELGVKIDTDKDKVYVDSKLITKEKSKLYIALNKPEGYVSTVKDDRGRKTIIDLIKLDERIYPIGRLDYNTSGLILLTNDGDIYNKIIHPREEINKLYLATIKGIPSKEKIEKFCNGIDIGGYITSNASFKIIKKFKDTCEVEITIHEGKNRQIRKMCDKIGHPVISLKRISIGKLTLGNLKQGEWRYLHECEMDYLNSL; encoded by the coding sequence TTGATAGAAAGACTTCAAAAATACATGGCCTCATGCGGAGTTGATTCAAGAAGAAAATGTGAAGATATAATACTATCAGGTAAAGTAAGAGTTAATGATAAAATAGTACAAGAATTAGGAGTAAAAATTGATACTGATAAAGATAAAGTATATGTAGATTCTAAATTAATAACAAAAGAAAAAAGTAAATTATACATAGCTTTAAATAAACCTGAAGGATATGTATCTACTGTTAAAGATGATAGGGGAAGAAAAACAATTATAGACTTAATTAAATTAGATGAAAGAATATATCCAATAGGCAGATTAGACTATAACACTTCTGGATTAATTCTTCTTACAAATGACGGAGATATCTATAATAAAATAATTCATCCAAGGGAAGAAATAAATAAACTATATTTAGCAACTATTAAAGGCATTCCTTCCAAAGAAAAAATAGAGAAATTTTGTAATGGTATTGATATTGGAGGTTATATTACTTCAAATGCAAGTTTTAAAATAATAAAAAAGTTCAAAGACACTTGTGAAGTTGAAATAACAATTCATGAAGGGAAAAACAGACAAATTAGAAAAATGTGTGATAAGATAGGGCATCCAGTTATTTCTTTAAAACGAATTTCTATAGGTAAACTTACCTTAGGAAATTTAAAACAAGGTGAATGGAGATATTTGCATGAATGTGAGATGGATTATTTAAATTCTCTATAA